A single region of the Paramicrobacterium fandaimingii genome encodes:
- a CDS encoding ABC transporter substrate-binding protein: MSRLTPFARGSAAIAAIAVSALALSACTSSATGNGGGTVDTSKLVIGLDSDQAALGYDPVRYGNGQRMFFEGIYDSLFKLDEDGKVIPDLVTDFEYNDDQTQLTLDLDTSATYSDGSTLTADLVKKNLDFRGDPDLSAYSGFAEGGEQEISTVEVVDEDTVTLTFTTSSPGFESNLVMPTGAIVGPAGVADRSSLDATPDGSGPLEVDAEATVKGNSYVLVKKEGHPDADDYPFDSYVFKPIIDTQARVNAVISGEVDVANVTSNTQEQIDSAGVGLVANGGTVQNLLPFDKKGALAPQWSDPRVWKALSIAIDREAYVAAVHPGDVPTANVLPADNPGYIPELEDEYAYDPEAARTLLAEAGYPDGFEFDYIISQGSQRDLEAIQPYWAEIGVTVNLKNAASTEEAFAAVQTTPLGGPIPLTWSNPLGNVYGVLFGFSNFHSAENPEIQAAADALGAAMGDEAAQADALSTLNRSIAHSGWLIPLFEQLAPWGYNEAKIAKPTFPGADAFPLLTSLQPAS; encoded by the coding sequence CACTGGAAACGGTGGCGGCACCGTCGACACCTCAAAGCTGGTTATCGGCCTCGACTCGGACCAGGCAGCTCTCGGCTATGACCCCGTGCGTTATGGCAACGGGCAACGCATGTTTTTCGAGGGCATTTACGACTCTCTGTTCAAACTGGACGAAGATGGAAAGGTCATCCCCGATCTCGTCACCGACTTTGAGTACAACGACGATCAGACTCAACTCACCCTGGATCTTGACACTTCGGCGACGTACTCGGACGGTTCCACGCTTACTGCTGACCTCGTCAAGAAAAATCTCGACTTCCGCGGCGACCCCGATCTTTCGGCTTATAGCGGCTTCGCTGAGGGCGGCGAGCAGGAGATCTCGACGGTAGAGGTTGTCGACGAAGACACCGTTACCCTCACATTTACGACGTCCTCCCCCGGGTTCGAATCGAATCTCGTTATGCCAACCGGGGCAATCGTGGGCCCCGCAGGTGTCGCCGATCGTTCGAGTCTCGATGCCACACCGGATGGTTCCGGACCGCTCGAAGTCGATGCCGAAGCGACGGTGAAGGGCAACTCCTATGTGCTTGTCAAGAAGGAAGGCCACCCCGACGCAGACGATTACCCGTTCGATTCCTATGTGTTCAAGCCGATTATCGATACGCAGGCGCGCGTCAACGCGGTGATCTCCGGTGAGGTGGATGTCGCAAACGTAACTTCAAACACACAGGAGCAGATCGATTCCGCTGGAGTAGGGCTTGTCGCAAACGGCGGCACGGTTCAGAACCTTCTGCCCTTCGATAAGAAGGGCGCACTCGCTCCGCAGTGGAGCGACCCTCGGGTGTGGAAAGCCCTGTCGATCGCCATCGATCGCGAAGCATACGTCGCTGCAGTCCACCCTGGCGATGTTCCGACGGCCAACGTCCTTCCCGCAGATAATCCCGGATACATCCCGGAGTTGGAGGATGAGTACGCGTATGATCCCGAGGCCGCCCGCACGCTGCTGGCCGAAGCAGGGTATCCGGACGGGTTCGAATTCGACTACATCATCAGCCAGGGGAGCCAGCGGGACCTCGAGGCAATCCAACCGTACTGGGCCGAGATCGGCGTCACTGTTAACTTGAAGAATGCGGCCTCGACGGAGGAAGCGTTCGCCGCAGTGCAGACCACCCCGTTGGGCGGACCGATCCCCCTGACATGGTCCAACCCTCTCGGAAATGTCTACGGCGTGCTCTTCGGATTCTCCAACTTCCACTCAGCAGAGAACCCGGAGATCCAGGCGGCAGCCGATGCGCTGGGCGCGGCGATGGGCGATGAGGCTGCGCAGGCCGACGCACTGTCAACACTCAATCGTTCCATCGCGCACTCCGGATGGCTCATCCCGCTCTTCGAACAGCTCGCACCGTGGGGCTACAACGAGGCGAAGATCGCAAAGCCGACCTTCCCTGGCGCCGACGCGTTTCCCCTCCTCACCTCGCTCCAACCCGCATCCTGA
- a CDS encoding quercetin 2,3-dioxygenase, producing the protein MTIYAIDDQDKTPFAGILPAAPSPYVLGNGEGEKSLVFDQLFTILLSADETDDQYGAFTMQGHKGDRIPAHMHLATHEIFYVVDGEISVWMDDQADYHSKTTLVTGDFAYVPSGTVHAFQIHNSSKVFGCGTAGFERFFHAMGQKTNATEPGGIYVPDFTVMKAAGEKYATAFMPDFEFRD; encoded by the coding sequence ATGACCATTTACGCTATTGACGACCAGGACAAGACCCCGTTCGCGGGAATCCTCCCTGCTGCGCCGTCTCCGTACGTACTCGGAAACGGTGAGGGCGAGAAGTCTCTCGTCTTCGACCAATTGTTCACGATTCTGCTGTCCGCCGATGAGACCGACGACCAATACGGGGCATTCACGATGCAGGGCCACAAGGGCGATCGAATCCCCGCGCACATGCACCTGGCGACACACGAAATCTTCTACGTCGTCGACGGGGAAATCTCCGTGTGGATGGATGACCAAGCCGACTATCACAGCAAGACCACGCTGGTCACCGGCGACTTCGCCTACGTTCCATCGGGCACGGTGCACGCATTCCAAATCCACAATTCTTCAAAGGTATTCGGCTGCGGCACTGCAGGGTTTGAGAGGTTCTTTCACGCCATGGGTCAGAAGACGAACGCGACGGAGCCTGGCGGTATCTACGTTCCCGACTTCACCGTCATGAAGGCGGCGGGCGAGAAATACGCGACGGCATTCATGCCCGACTTCGAGTTCCGCGACTGA
- a CDS encoding alpha/beta hydrolase fold domain-containing protein, whose amino-acid sequence MTETFDVDLAAAEHDFGMRVYPADDPTGGMLVWLHGGAFMFGTLDMPEADQVGRRLSATGTTVVSVDYILAPLDALAALPPAPSEEQMPTPEQMRAEAEAAGPRARFPVASLQVVAAFDWAVANAQRFHADPSMVALGGASAGGNLAAGAALRMRDRAETMPSALALVYPVLHSPLPAVDEELKALLVGLPSFLSFPPEMTVAINHNYLGQSADIEGYAFPGGRDLKGMPPTLIVNAERDRLRASGELFGAELDAAGVDVRVIRERGAKHGFLNTIGDPAAERTLTLLTDIAAGARLARDGPSAP is encoded by the coding sequence ATGACGGAGACTTTCGACGTCGACCTTGCGGCTGCGGAGCATGACTTCGGAATGCGCGTGTACCCGGCCGACGATCCGACCGGCGGCATGCTCGTTTGGCTGCACGGCGGCGCGTTCATGTTCGGCACCCTCGATATGCCCGAGGCCGACCAGGTGGGCCGTCGATTGAGCGCCACCGGAACAACCGTCGTGTCTGTCGACTACATCCTCGCCCCACTCGACGCGCTCGCCGCCCTGCCCCCAGCCCCATCCGAGGAGCAGATGCCCACCCCCGAGCAGATGCGTGCCGAAGCCGAGGCGGCCGGCCCACGCGCCCGCTTCCCCGTCGCATCGCTGCAGGTTGTCGCGGCATTCGACTGGGCAGTCGCGAACGCGCAACGGTTTCACGCAGACCCAAGCATGGTCGCGCTCGGTGGCGCCAGCGCAGGCGGCAACCTCGCGGCAGGAGCCGCGCTGCGCATGCGAGACCGAGCCGAGACCATGCCCAGCGCGCTTGCTCTGGTCTACCCGGTGCTGCACTCTCCGCTGCCCGCGGTCGACGAGGAACTCAAGGCGCTGCTCGTCGGTCTTCCCTCGTTCCTCTCGTTCCCACCAGAGATGACTGTTGCCATCAATCACAACTACCTGGGCCAGTCCGCCGATATCGAGGGCTATGCCTTTCCTGGCGGTCGCGACCTTAAGGGAATGCCGCCGACGCTGATCGTGAATGCCGAACGCGACAGGCTGCGCGCATCCGGGGAGTTGTTCGGCGCAGAACTTGACGCCGCCGGGGTCGACGTGCGCGTCATCCGGGAGCGCGGTGCCAAGCACGGGTTCCTCAATACCATCGGAGATCCCGCCGCCGAACGAACACTGACGCTGCTCACCGATATCGCCGCCGGCGCTCGACTCGCCCGCGACGGTCCGTCGGCCCCGTGA
- a CDS encoding alpha/beta hydrolase, with protein sequence MLTLFEVDVAQPPGYRPLSLDLRVPAECAAAPVVVFLHGGGWLRGSRKVFTPGITPEASFDRIVAAGFAVASCEYRLSGEATFPAQLDDVDAAIAWLHEKAAVHGVDASRIVLWGVSAGATLAALTGLRRTDVCGVVDWFGPTDMLAMAAAQAMGEDAGATREAQWLGGPVAGRPDHARAASPLSHVHADAPPFHIAHGTADKHVPISQSEALTEALRAAGAEVEFHTEVGGQHFWQGADDTGPLFDRAIDFIRRVTAL encoded by the coding sequence ATGCTCACACTCTTCGAGGTCGATGTCGCACAGCCGCCGGGCTACCGGCCGCTGTCGCTCGACTTGCGGGTTCCGGCGGAATGCGCCGCCGCGCCCGTCGTCGTATTCCTGCACGGCGGCGGGTGGCTGCGCGGCAGCCGAAAAGTCTTCACGCCAGGAATTACGCCCGAAGCATCTTTCGACCGCATCGTCGCTGCCGGTTTCGCCGTCGCATCCTGTGAGTACCGGCTGAGCGGCGAGGCGACATTCCCAGCACAGCTCGACGACGTGGATGCCGCTATCGCGTGGTTGCACGAGAAGGCCGCCGTGCACGGGGTCGATGCCTCCCGGATTGTGCTCTGGGGAGTCTCGGCGGGTGCGACGCTCGCTGCCCTCACGGGACTTCGTCGTACCGACGTGTGCGGCGTCGTCGACTGGTTCGGACCGACCGATATGCTCGCGATGGCCGCCGCACAAGCAATGGGCGAAGACGCCGGGGCAACCCGCGAGGCGCAATGGCTCGGCGGACCGGTTGCGGGTCGCCCCGACCACGCGCGTGCTGCAAGTCCTCTCTCCCACGTGCACGCGGACGCTCCTCCCTTCCATATCGCGCACGGCACCGCAGACAAGCATGTGCCGATCTCGCAGAGTGAAGCCCTCACGGAGGCGTTGCGCGCTGCGGGCGCGGAGGTGGAGTTTCACACCGAGGTAGGCGGCCAGCACTTTTGGCAGGGCGCCGACGACACCGGGCCACTATTTGATCGAGCAATCGACTTCATTAGGCGCGTCACCGCGCTTTGA
- a CDS encoding alpha-L-rhamnosidase — protein sequence MTLARMIAPQTPLEAAPLLRREFTLDTGHGTAEQATLRLSALGLIEAWVNGHPSSDEVLAPGWTSYEWRVRLIEHDVTALVAERTVIALRLGNGWYRGWLGFTGQRAVYGDERAGYAELEVRFADGHVQRVVTDTSWRAGTGEVCSDDLYNGETIDARLHDAAWQHPGFEDSGWGAVRDVEFEANRLARRTSPPVRRLGERAVERVWTSPSGNTLVDFGQNVVGVVRVRVSGPAGTEVVLRHAEVLEDGELGVRPLRRAEATDRFVLSGANDVFEPTLTFHGFRYVEVTGWPDELEPDALTAVVIGSDIRPIGSFECSDPLLNQLHSNVEWGMRGNFLSVPTDCPQRDERLGWTGDLAVFAPTAAFFGDVDTFLSDWLVDVELERRATPEGTVPVVVPNALKYLDTGFPEPGATAVWGDAAVWVPWALWRAYGRQQSLRDAYPLMSAHTRSVAAVISSEGLWDSGFQFGDWLDPDAPAEDPGKSKAPAEVVATASAYRTASIMVEAAMALGEQADTVEFERLRDRIGDGFRTHFVENGRIRSDSATVYALALVFGLLEPSDRQRAGDRLAEIVREAGHRISTGFVGTPFVCDALTATGHIDDAYALLLQREAPSWLYAVTMGATTVWERWDSMLPDGSINPGDMTSFNHYAFGAVADWMHRTIGGLAPLDPGYRRILVDPQPGGGLTWAEARLETPCGLAAAHWSVEDSELHAEITVPDGSEAVLRLPGCDEEIVGPGIHTRTGSIR from the coding sequence ATGACACTCGCACGAATGATCGCCCCGCAGACGCCGCTCGAGGCCGCGCCACTTCTTCGGCGGGAATTCACGCTCGACACGGGGCACGGGACTGCGGAGCAAGCGACGCTGCGGCTGAGCGCTCTCGGGCTGATCGAGGCGTGGGTGAACGGCCACCCGAGTTCCGACGAGGTACTCGCCCCAGGCTGGACAAGCTATGAATGGCGCGTGCGGCTCATCGAGCACGACGTCACGGCACTGGTCGCGGAGCGTACAGTGATCGCCCTGCGGCTGGGCAACGGCTGGTACCGCGGTTGGCTCGGATTCACGGGGCAGCGTGCAGTCTACGGCGACGAGCGCGCCGGATACGCGGAACTTGAGGTGCGGTTCGCTGACGGCCATGTGCAGCGAGTCGTCACCGACACGTCGTGGCGCGCGGGGACGGGTGAGGTCTGTTCCGACGATCTGTACAACGGCGAGACGATCGACGCGCGTCTGCACGACGCTGCGTGGCAGCATCCGGGATTCGAAGACAGCGGCTGGGGTGCGGTGCGGGATGTCGAGTTCGAGGCGAACCGGCTCGCCCGACGCACATCTCCTCCGGTTCGGCGACTGGGCGAACGCGCCGTGGAGCGAGTCTGGACCTCGCCGTCTGGAAATACACTCGTCGACTTCGGGCAGAACGTGGTCGGCGTCGTCCGGGTGCGGGTGTCCGGTCCGGCAGGCACCGAGGTGGTGCTCCGTCATGCGGAAGTCCTCGAGGACGGTGAACTCGGGGTTCGGCCTTTGCGTCGCGCCGAGGCAACGGACCGCTTCGTGCTCAGCGGGGCCAACGATGTCTTTGAGCCGACGCTAACGTTCCACGGTTTTCGATATGTGGAGGTCACCGGGTGGCCAGACGAGCTCGAGCCCGACGCGCTCACCGCAGTCGTCATCGGGTCCGACATTCGACCAATCGGCTCATTCGAATGCTCCGACCCGCTCTTGAACCAGTTGCACAGCAATGTCGAATGGGGCATGCGCGGCAACTTCCTGAGCGTGCCGACGGACTGCCCACAGCGTGACGAACGGCTGGGCTGGACGGGAGACCTCGCGGTCTTCGCTCCAACGGCGGCTTTCTTCGGAGACGTCGACACTTTTCTCTCCGATTGGCTGGTGGATGTCGAACTCGAACGTCGAGCCACCCCGGAGGGCACGGTGCCCGTGGTCGTGCCCAACGCCCTGAAGTACCTCGACACCGGGTTCCCGGAGCCGGGTGCGACGGCCGTGTGGGGCGACGCTGCGGTGTGGGTGCCATGGGCGCTATGGCGCGCGTACGGGCGCCAGCAGTCACTGCGAGATGCCTACCCGCTCATGTCGGCGCATACACGTTCCGTTGCCGCCGTGATCTCGTCCGAGGGGCTCTGGGACAGCGGGTTCCAGTTCGGCGACTGGCTCGACCCGGACGCCCCCGCCGAGGATCCCGGCAAATCGAAGGCACCGGCGGAGGTCGTCGCGACAGCGAGCGCCTATCGCACAGCATCAATAATGGTTGAGGCCGCGATGGCACTCGGCGAGCAGGCGGATACTGTGGAATTCGAGCGCCTCCGAGACCGCATCGGTGACGGCTTCCGAACCCATTTCGTTGAGAATGGCCGTATTCGCAGCGACAGCGCCACCGTCTACGCGCTCGCGCTCGTCTTCGGCCTTCTCGAGCCGAGTGATCGCCAGCGTGCCGGGGATCGGCTCGCCGAAATAGTCCGTGAGGCCGGACATCGCATCAGCACCGGCTTTGTCGGTACTCCGTTCGTCTGCGATGCGCTCACGGCGACTGGGCACATCGACGACGCGTATGCCCTGCTCCTGCAGCGCGAGGCTCCCTCGTGGCTCTACGCCGTCACCATGGGGGCCACGACCGTCTGGGAGCGCTGGGACTCGATGCTTCCGGACGGGTCCATCAACCCGGGTGACATGACCTCGTTCAATCACTATGCCTTCGGGGCGGTTGCGGACTGGATGCACCGCACAATCGGCGGATTGGCGCCCCTTGATCCGGGATATCGCCGGATCCTCGTCGACCCCCAGCCGGGCGGCGGTTTGACGTGGGCGGAGGCCCGCCTGGAAACGCCATGCGGGCTCGCCGCGGCGCACTGGAGTGTCGAAGACTCAGAGTTGCACGCTGAGATCACCGTCCCCGATGGTTCCGAAGCCGTACTGAGGCTGCCCGGCTGCGATGAGGAGATCGTCGGGCCCGGCATCCACACTCGCACAGGGAGCATCCGATGA
- a CDS encoding ABC transporter permease, with translation MFTFILKRIAFAILTLLVATFVAFILVHASGSTPGGVALGQSATPEQVVAYNQKIGWYDPWIVQYAHWVGQVLQGDLGVSLIDGRDIAADISKRLPVTAALAVLGTLVSTVIGIALGVTAAVRGGGVDRFITVVTGIMLSLPAFWVGVLLVYVFAVTMRILPATGYVPFANNPEAWAQSLVLPVITIALTAAASLARQTRASMAETLTQEHMRTLRAVGTSTTRIIYVHALRGASLPILASIAIGFIVLFGGSVIIEVLFALPGIGQAMQSAVGSADLPFVQALVLVATLVVVVVNLALELTTRFLDPKLRAS, from the coding sequence ATGTTCACATTCATCCTGAAACGCATCGCATTTGCGATCCTCACGCTGCTGGTCGCGACGTTCGTCGCGTTCATTCTCGTCCACGCCTCAGGGTCGACACCCGGAGGCGTCGCGCTCGGACAGTCCGCGACGCCCGAACAGGTCGTCGCTTATAACCAGAAGATCGGCTGGTACGACCCCTGGATCGTCCAGTACGCGCACTGGGTCGGTCAGGTGCTGCAGGGAGATCTCGGGGTCTCACTGATCGACGGGCGCGACATCGCCGCCGATATATCGAAGCGACTGCCGGTGACCGCAGCGCTCGCAGTACTCGGCACGCTCGTGAGTACGGTGATCGGCATTGCGCTCGGCGTCACAGCCGCAGTTCGCGGCGGCGGCGTAGACAGATTCATCACGGTCGTCACCGGCATCATGCTCTCCCTCCCGGCGTTCTGGGTCGGTGTGCTGCTCGTTTACGTCTTTGCTGTGACAATGAGAATTCTCCCGGCGACCGGCTACGTGCCGTTCGCGAATAACCCGGAAGCCTGGGCCCAATCGCTCGTGCTTCCCGTCATCACGATCGCCCTCACCGCAGCGGCCAGTCTCGCCCGCCAGACGCGCGCGTCGATGGCCGAAACGCTCACGCAGGAGCACATGCGCACCCTTCGAGCGGTCGGCACGTCCACCACGCGAATCATCTACGTCCATGCGCTACGAGGCGCAAGCCTGCCGATCCTCGCGAGTATCGCCATCGGGTTCATCGTCTTGTTCGGCGGATCCGTCATCATCGAGGTTCTGTTCGCGCTGCCCGGCATCGGCCAGGCGATGCAGTCCGCCGTCGGCTCGGCAGATCTCCCGTTCGTCCAGGCGCTCGTCCTCGTGGCAACCCTCGTCGTCGTTGTCGTGAATCTCGCGCTCGAACTCACCACCCGGTTCCTCGACCCGAAATTGCGTGCATCATGA
- a CDS encoding ATP-binding cassette domain-containing protein — protein sequence MTSVTETISSRVPLLEVRNLVVRYGRAAAPAVNDVSFTIAHGETLGLVGESGSGKTTIGKAILGLQPVTSGQILFEGRDITRMGASHRRALRGQLRAVFQDPYSSLDPRRTIGDALAEPLRVVGMRRHEQARRIHEALAAVGLPRDAYERYPRQFSGGQRQRIAIARALVTEPLLVVCDEAVSALDLSTQAQVLNLLADLRRGSNLGYLFIAHDIAVVEFLAQRVVVLNRGQVVEQGTAKEVLSNPQEHYTRVLIAASPVPDPDEQARRREAWQVLRTEAKGAAR from the coding sequence ATGACCAGTGTGACTGAAACGATTTCATCACGTGTTCCTCTGCTCGAGGTACGCAACCTCGTCGTCCGATATGGCCGCGCCGCGGCGCCGGCGGTCAACGACGTCTCCTTCACGATCGCTCATGGCGAGACGCTAGGACTCGTGGGCGAATCCGGCTCGGGCAAAACGACGATCGGCAAGGCGATCCTTGGCCTCCAGCCGGTTACAAGCGGGCAGATCCTCTTCGAAGGACGTGATATCACCAGGATGGGCGCGTCTCATCGGCGTGCCCTGCGCGGTCAACTGCGGGCCGTCTTTCAGGACCCGTACTCGTCACTGGATCCCCGCCGCACCATCGGCGATGCGCTTGCTGAGCCACTGCGTGTGGTCGGAATGCGGCGTCACGAGCAGGCAAGGCGCATTCATGAGGCGCTCGCCGCCGTCGGACTGCCGAGAGACGCCTACGAGCGATACCCGCGGCAGTTCTCCGGTGGCCAGAGACAGCGAATCGCGATCGCCCGAGCGCTCGTCACCGAACCTCTCCTCGTCGTCTGTGACGAGGCAGTCAGCGCCTTGGACCTCTCGACCCAGGCGCAGGTCCTCAATCTCCTCGCCGATCTGCGGCGCGGGTCCAACCTCGGCTACCTCTTCATCGCCCACGACATCGCCGTCGTCGAGTTTCTCGCCCAGCGCGTCGTCGTGCTCAATCGCGGCCAGGTGGTGGAGCAGGGAACGGCAAAGGAGGTGCTAAGTAACCCGCAAGAACACTACACCCGAGTTCTGATCGCCGCTTCACCAGTACCCGACCCCGACGAGCAGGCGAGACGACGCGAGGCATGGCAGGTGCTTCGCACCGAGGCGAAGGGCGCTGCCCGGTGA
- a CDS encoding LysR family transcriptional regulator — translation MDVSLHVIRYFCVLADELHFGRAAERLSITPPSLSQQISRLEQQLDVKLFDRSPRKVELTAYGRELLPLARRVLDDHNQLLAWGRSVNREQRAPLLRVGVIAAGAGTLTTAAISATLQLVPNARIEMRRLGFFEVAEELESGRVDVVFAPSPMRLPPRVRVEPLWQEPRVLVVPADHALAGRESISIQEASDEVFVAASGGPREIVDWWVVDPRPDGRRPKRGPTADSVEGLLELVAAGAGVNIAGASASSHYRREELAYVRVDDIDPVTISLCSLVDSRNPMVPTFRETASSLSPLAD, via the coding sequence ATGGACGTCTCCCTCCATGTGATCCGCTATTTCTGCGTGCTCGCCGACGAGCTGCACTTCGGCCGCGCTGCAGAACGGCTGAGTATCACGCCGCCATCCCTGAGCCAGCAGATCAGCCGGCTTGAACAGCAGCTCGACGTCAAGTTGTTTGATCGCAGTCCGCGCAAGGTCGAACTGACCGCATACGGTCGTGAGCTTCTCCCGCTCGCACGCCGTGTGCTCGACGACCACAACCAGCTCCTCGCCTGGGGACGTTCGGTGAACAGGGAGCAGCGCGCGCCGCTGCTTCGTGTGGGAGTGATCGCGGCGGGTGCAGGGACGCTGACCACGGCCGCGATCTCGGCGACGTTGCAGTTGGTGCCGAATGCTCGCATCGAAATGAGGCGTCTCGGCTTCTTCGAGGTGGCCGAGGAACTCGAATCCGGTCGCGTCGACGTTGTCTTCGCGCCGTCCCCGATGCGTCTGCCGCCCAGAGTGCGGGTCGAGCCACTCTGGCAAGAACCACGGGTGCTCGTCGTGCCCGCGGATCATGCGCTGGCAGGACGGGAGTCGATCTCTATTCAGGAGGCCTCCGATGAGGTTTTCGTCGCGGCAAGTGGCGGCCCACGAGAGATCGTCGACTGGTGGGTCGTCGACCCTCGGCCCGATGGTCGGCGGCCCAAGAGAGGCCCGACGGCCGACAGCGTCGAAGGACTTCTTGAGCTCGTCGCGGCTGGCGCGGGAGTCAACATCGCAGGGGCGTCGGCGAGCAGTCACTACCGCCGTGAGGAGCTCGCCTATGTGCGCGTCGACGACATCGATCCGGTGACGATCTCTCTCTGCAGTCTTGTGGACAGTCGGAACCCCATGGTTCCAACGTTCCGAGAGACTGCATCGTCGCTGTCTCCGCTTGCTGATTAA
- a CDS encoding dipeptide/oligopeptide/nickel ABC transporter permease/ATP-binding protein, which yields MTDTTTIALRGQHKRRARGRLFRSPTALLSILWLVGVVVASLSAPLWLRYGPLEQDLTVVLQGPSAAHFLGTDELGRDILARLTVAAAPTLLIAALTPIVAVAVTVPVTLLAARNPRVENIVNRVSEIVLSLPGIVIILAFIAAVGTNMPLVMAVFGLLLFGAMFKIFFGQAKSLHQQLFVDAAAVDGVRPMVASIRHVLPNMANTVIVQFVLLFGAAIGLQAGLAFIGLGPQPPEPTWGGMIQTASQFIFQQPWMMVPTGGVLALTIVAANALADVLGDGNAKPPPLVSIRRKKKKHTTDAAAPTEAGLPGDGSLVVDRLVIGVDDGPSIVTGISLHVQPGTVMGLVGESGCGKSVTSHALLGLLSPGLSVRSGRIDWDGVGLAHADEKALQRVRGHEIAYISQEPTRALDPIFTVGWQLSVTVKRLRRVPRREAKRIAAQLLDDVGIVDPPRVLECYPHQISGGMAQRVAIALALAGAPRLLIADEPTTALDVTVQAEILALLRGLVADRGMSIILVTHDLGVVADLADDVSVMYAGQIVETGTVRDVLMRPEHPYTMALLAADPHAVVELAGATHLASIPGQVPAPGSWPSGCRFADRCRFARPGCLVPVAVERRVTGTGEVRCIRHEDVRDRGQEWLPVHVGGES from the coding sequence ATGACTGATACGACAACCATTGCCCTCCGCGGGCAGCACAAGCGCCGCGCTCGTGGCCGGCTTTTCCGCTCTCCCACCGCGCTGCTCTCCATCCTGTGGCTCGTCGGCGTCGTCGTCGCCTCGCTCAGTGCACCGTTGTGGCTCCGATACGGGCCGCTTGAGCAAGACCTCACCGTCGTGCTTCAGGGCCCGTCTGCTGCACACTTCCTCGGCACCGATGAGCTCGGTCGCGACATTCTCGCTCGTCTCACCGTCGCCGCGGCGCCGACGCTCCTCATCGCTGCCCTCACTCCGATCGTGGCGGTGGCCGTCACTGTGCCGGTCACCCTCTTGGCCGCGCGAAACCCACGGGTCGAGAACATCGTCAACCGGGTAAGCGAGATCGTGCTCTCCCTTCCAGGCATCGTCATCATCCTCGCGTTCATCGCCGCGGTCGGCACAAACATGCCACTCGTCATGGCCGTCTTCGGTCTACTGCTTTTTGGCGCCATGTTCAAGATCTTCTTCGGTCAGGCAAAATCACTGCATCAGCAGCTCTTCGTCGACGCTGCCGCCGTCGACGGTGTGCGCCCCATGGTGGCGAGCATTCGCCACGTGCTTCCGAACATGGCGAACACTGTCATCGTGCAATTCGTTCTGCTTTTTGGCGCCGCGATCGGCCTCCAGGCCGGACTCGCTTTCATCGGCCTCGGTCCGCAGCCGCCCGAGCCCACGTGGGGCGGCATGATCCAGACAGCATCACAATTCATCTTCCAGCAGCCCTGGATGATGGTGCCAACCGGTGGCGTACTCGCGCTCACGATCGTCGCTGCCAATGCGCTGGCCGACGTGCTCGGGGACGGCAATGCGAAGCCGCCGCCCCTCGTATCGATCCGACGCAAGAAGAAAAAGCACACGACGGATGCTGCCGCTCCTACTGAAGCCGGGTTGCCGGGCGACGGCTCGCTCGTCGTCGACCGCCTTGTGATCGGTGTAGACGACGGCCCGAGTATCGTCACTGGAATCTCCCTGCACGTTCAACCGGGAACCGTGATGGGTCTTGTCGGCGAATCGGGATGCGGCAAGAGCGTGACCTCCCACGCCCTGCTCGGCCTCCTCTCCCCCGGCCTCTCGGTGAGGTCCGGTCGTATCGACTGGGACGGCGTCGGCCTCGCGCACGCCGATGAGAAGGCGCTCCAGCGCGTCCGGGGCCACGAGATCGCATACATCTCGCAAGAACCCACACGCGCCCTCGACCCGATTTTCACTGTGGGCTGGCAGCTGTCCGTCACAGTGAAACGGCTGCGTCGGGTGCCGCGGCGCGAGGCGAAGCGCATCGCGGCGCAACTGCTCGACGACGTCGGGATCGTTGACCCGCCGCGCGTTCTGGAGTGTTATCCGCATCAGATCTCTGGAGGCATGGCCCAGCGCGTCGCCATCGCCCTGGCCCTCGCCGGCGCCCCGCGCCTTCTCATCGCCGACGAACCGACGACGGCACTCGACGTCACCGTGCAGGCTGAGATCCTCGCACTGCTGCGCGGCCTCGTCGCTGATCGGGGAATGTCCATCATCCTCGTCACGCACGACCTCGGGGTCGTCGCCGACCTCGCCGACGACGTCTCGGTCATGTACGCCGGGCAGATCGTCGAGACCGGAACCGTGCGGGACGTACTCATGCGACCAGAGCATCCCTACACGATGGCGCTGCTCGCGGCCGACCCGCATGCCGTGGTCGAGCTCGCTGGCGCCACTCACCTCGCCTCCATACCCGGGCAGGTTCCCGCCCCGGGGTCATGGCCGAGCGGATGCCGGTTCGCTGACCGCTGCCGATTCGCACGCCCGGGGTGCCTCGTTCCTGTCGCCGTGGAACGGCGGGTCACGGGCACCGGCGAGGTGCGTTGTATACGGCATGAAGACGTCCGCGACCGCGGCCAGGAATGGCTGCCCGTTCACGTGGGAGGAGAGTCATGA